One region of Channa argus isolate prfri chromosome 20, Channa argus male v1.0, whole genome shotgun sequence genomic DNA includes:
- the LOC137105667 gene encoding chromobox protein homolog 2-like isoform X1 has protein sequence MEGVTVGQVFDAECILSKRRRKGKFEYLVKWRGWSSKHNSWEPEENILDPRLLAAFHKREQERELLFQKKGKRPRGRPRKILQPVPTATKDSRSSSSSSSGLSSSASSSSSEDEDHNKKAKPSPRVHPVPQKRPQIMLAKPDPPRKKKRGRKPLPPDLRALRQAKSRAPLPPPPRHPQPLRPLRDDLRPGVKKPLQPASFTYTGLSRSSRDEASSTSSFSQTAASKPGSLSCIWTNRSLSTSSLSSGSSSHVKASPSGQSKNSMSDLKCSISESGSSRGNGFKLSPVKPGGGSGSLGLHSSFVGGQTSIQRTPLGQRRQEGVGGQTGLVQHKQQNSGLSKPSSSSSPTPRDRANQALSLRALNLQSVSKPPVSGTLQGNNTGGAVARSSLRSGSSVVVKGGVGGITRTSAGGQRSGLAVGGIAEHGRLREDRGKETLAEGSSGRGNGSGRQEERKHGLSSQNRSLNELSTGDSDDTSSSESEPDASLYPHNSRPSLGNNATESDTETDWRPTRSLLEHVFVTDVTANFITVTVKESPTSVGFFNSRNH, from the exons GCACAACAGTTGGGAGCCAGAGGAAAATATTTTGGACCCGAGGTTATTGGCAGCATTTCACAAAAG AGAACAAGAGCGGGAGCTGCTGTTccagaagaaaggaaagaggcCGAGAGGACGTCCACGGAAGATTCTG CAGCCCGTACCAACTGCCACCAAAGACAGCCgctcctcgtcctcctcttcctctggcCTTTCATCATccgcctcctcctcttcctctgaggATGAAGATCACAATAAAAAGGCGAAACCCAGCCCTCGAGTCCACCCAGTTCCCCAGAAGAGGCCCCAGATCATGCTGGCCAAACCAGATCCTCCACGCAAAAAGAAGCGTGGGAGGAAGCCGCTTCCCCCCGACCTGAGGGCTTTAAGACAGGCAAAGAGCAGAGCACCTCTCCCCCCACCTCCACGGCACCCACAGCCGCTCAGACCGCTCAGAGACGACCTACGGCCTGGGGTTAAGAAGCCGCTGCAGCCAGCCAGCTTCACCTACACCGGCCTGAGCAGGAGCTCCAGAGATGAAGCCTCTTCCACCAGCTCTTTCTCACAGACAGCCGCCTCCAAACCTGGATCGCTCAGCTGCATTTGGACCAACCGCTCCCTGtccacctcctctctgtcctctggGTCATCCTCCCACGTTAAAGCCAGCCCTTCAGGACAAAGTAAAAACTCTATGTCTGACCTGAAGTGCTCCATCTCAGAATCgggcagcagcagaggaaacgGCTTTAAATTGTCTCCTGTAAAACCAGGCGGAGGTTCGGGGTCGTTGGGTTTGCACAGCAGCTTTGTAGGAGGTCAGACGTCAATCCAACGCACCCCGCTGGGCCAGAGGAGGCAGGAGGGTGTTGGAGGTCAGACCGGGTTAGTTCAACACAAGCAGCAGAACTCGGGCCTTTCCAAACCGTCGTCATCATCCTCGCCCACACCTCGAGACCGAGCCAACCAGGCGCTCAGCCTCCGAGCTCTGAACCTGCAGAGCGTCAGCAAGCCTCCGGTCAGCGGCACCCTTCAGGGAAACAACACGGGCGGCGCTGTAGCGAGGTCAAGCTTAAGGAGCGGCAGCAGTGTTGTTGTTAAAGGAGGAGTCGGGGGTATCACGCGAACTTCAGCTGGAGGACAGCGCTCTGGTCTGGCAGTAGGTGGCATCGCAGAGCATGGGAGGCTAAGAGAGGATAGGGGGAAGGAGACCTTGGCTGAAGGCAGTTCAGGCCGAGGGAACGGCAGTGGGaggcaggaggagagaaaacacGGGCTGAGCTCTCAGAACAGGAGCCTGAACGAACTCAGCACTGGAGACTCGGACGATACCAGCAGCAGCGAATCTGAGCCTGACGCCTCTCTGTATCCCCACAACAGCAGGCCCAGTCTCGGCAACAACGCCACAGAGTCGGACACTGAGACGGATTGGAGGCCGACCCGGAGCCTCTTGGAGCACGTGTTTGTCACAGACGTCACGGCCAACTTCATCACAGTGACGGTGAAGGAGTCGCCAACCAGCGTGGGATTCTTCAACTCCCGAAATCACTGA
- the LOC137105667 gene encoding chromobox protein homolog 2-like isoform X2: MEGVTVGQVFDAECILSKRRRKGKFEYLVKWRGWSSKHNSWEPEENILDPRLLAAFHKREQERELLFQKKGKRPRGRPRKILPVPTATKDSRSSSSSSSGLSSSASSSSSEDEDHNKKAKPSPRVHPVPQKRPQIMLAKPDPPRKKKRGRKPLPPDLRALRQAKSRAPLPPPPRHPQPLRPLRDDLRPGVKKPLQPASFTYTGLSRSSRDEASSTSSFSQTAASKPGSLSCIWTNRSLSTSSLSSGSSSHVKASPSGQSKNSMSDLKCSISESGSSRGNGFKLSPVKPGGGSGSLGLHSSFVGGQTSIQRTPLGQRRQEGVGGQTGLVQHKQQNSGLSKPSSSSSPTPRDRANQALSLRALNLQSVSKPPVSGTLQGNNTGGAVARSSLRSGSSVVVKGGVGGITRTSAGGQRSGLAVGGIAEHGRLREDRGKETLAEGSSGRGNGSGRQEERKHGLSSQNRSLNELSTGDSDDTSSSESEPDASLYPHNSRPSLGNNATESDTETDWRPTRSLLEHVFVTDVTANFITVTVKESPTSVGFFNSRNH; the protein is encoded by the exons GCACAACAGTTGGGAGCCAGAGGAAAATATTTTGGACCCGAGGTTATTGGCAGCATTTCACAAAAG AGAACAAGAGCGGGAGCTGCTGTTccagaagaaaggaaagaggcCGAGAGGACGTCCACGGAAGATTCTG CCCGTACCAACTGCCACCAAAGACAGCCgctcctcgtcctcctcttcctctggcCTTTCATCATccgcctcctcctcttcctctgaggATGAAGATCACAATAAAAAGGCGAAACCCAGCCCTCGAGTCCACCCAGTTCCCCAGAAGAGGCCCCAGATCATGCTGGCCAAACCAGATCCTCCACGCAAAAAGAAGCGTGGGAGGAAGCCGCTTCCCCCCGACCTGAGGGCTTTAAGACAGGCAAAGAGCAGAGCACCTCTCCCCCCACCTCCACGGCACCCACAGCCGCTCAGACCGCTCAGAGACGACCTACGGCCTGGGGTTAAGAAGCCGCTGCAGCCAGCCAGCTTCACCTACACCGGCCTGAGCAGGAGCTCCAGAGATGAAGCCTCTTCCACCAGCTCTTTCTCACAGACAGCCGCCTCCAAACCTGGATCGCTCAGCTGCATTTGGACCAACCGCTCCCTGtccacctcctctctgtcctctggGTCATCCTCCCACGTTAAAGCCAGCCCTTCAGGACAAAGTAAAAACTCTATGTCTGACCTGAAGTGCTCCATCTCAGAATCgggcagcagcagaggaaacgGCTTTAAATTGTCTCCTGTAAAACCAGGCGGAGGTTCGGGGTCGTTGGGTTTGCACAGCAGCTTTGTAGGAGGTCAGACGTCAATCCAACGCACCCCGCTGGGCCAGAGGAGGCAGGAGGGTGTTGGAGGTCAGACCGGGTTAGTTCAACACAAGCAGCAGAACTCGGGCCTTTCCAAACCGTCGTCATCATCCTCGCCCACACCTCGAGACCGAGCCAACCAGGCGCTCAGCCTCCGAGCTCTGAACCTGCAGAGCGTCAGCAAGCCTCCGGTCAGCGGCACCCTTCAGGGAAACAACACGGGCGGCGCTGTAGCGAGGTCAAGCTTAAGGAGCGGCAGCAGTGTTGTTGTTAAAGGAGGAGTCGGGGGTATCACGCGAACTTCAGCTGGAGGACAGCGCTCTGGTCTGGCAGTAGGTGGCATCGCAGAGCATGGGAGGCTAAGAGAGGATAGGGGGAAGGAGACCTTGGCTGAAGGCAGTTCAGGCCGAGGGAACGGCAGTGGGaggcaggaggagagaaaacacGGGCTGAGCTCTCAGAACAGGAGCCTGAACGAACTCAGCACTGGAGACTCGGACGATACCAGCAGCAGCGAATCTGAGCCTGACGCCTCTCTGTATCCCCACAACAGCAGGCCCAGTCTCGGCAACAACGCCACAGAGTCGGACACTGAGACGGATTGGAGGCCGACCCGGAGCCTCTTGGAGCACGTGTTTGTCACAGACGTCACGGCCAACTTCATCACAGTGACGGTGAAGGAGTCGCCAACCAGCGTGGGATTCTTCAACTCCCGAAATCACTGA